The proteins below come from a single Antennarius striatus isolate MH-2024 chromosome 18, ASM4005453v1, whole genome shotgun sequence genomic window:
- the rgs18 gene encoding regulator of G-protein signaling 18 isoform X2: protein MAPKEEAYFKTLGPEVLQAPTMKNDNSRQKDKERKSRLSLFLTKSGSHENVSTQKKSPSNISPEAALQWSSSFEELLKHSDGVETFSQFLKTEFSEENIEFWLACEEYKTIDSDTKLLSKAKYIYTVFIESDAPKEVNIDHDTKIAIRRNLSHPTRNCFEAAQKNIYSLMKKDSFPRFLSSDIYLHLTSHIRSKGPGAPMFRRRSRSCVFNERGEATT, encoded by the exons ATGGCCCCCAAGGAGGAAGCATATTTCAAAACGCTCGGTCCAGAGGTCCTACAGGCACCAACGATGAAGAACGATAATAGCAG acagaaagacaaggagaggaaaaGTCGACTCAGTTTGTTTCTCACCAAGTCGGGCTCTCATGAGAATGTCAGCACCCAGAAAAAGAGTCCGAGCAA CATCTCACCAGAGGCAGCTCTGCAATGGAGCAGCTCCTTTGAAGAACTGCTGAAGCACTCGG ATGGGGTGGAAACCTTTTCTCAGTTCCTCAAGACGGAGTTCAGCGAGGAGAATATTGAGTTCTGGCTGGCCTGCGAGGAATACAAGACCATCGACTCCGACACGAAGCTGCTCTCCAAGGCCAAATACATTTATACGGTTTTTATCGAATCAGACGCTCCTAAAGAG GTCAACATTGACCACGACACCAAAATCGCCATCAGGAGGAACTTATCGCATCCGACCAGGAACTGCTTCGAAGCGGCCCAGAAGAACATCTACAGTCTGATGAAGAAGGACTCCTTCCCTCGCTTCCTCAGCTCTGACATTTATCTGCATCTCACGTCTCACATCAGGAGCAAGGGCCCCGGGGCCCCCATGTTTCGGAGGAGGTCGCGCTCCTGTGTGTTCAACGAAAGAGGCGAAGCCACAACTTAA
- the LOC137612105 gene encoding regulator of G-protein signaling 21-like isoform X1 produces MWSSGTPGLVIHLHALFKGRLCCFPKDPLEDVETWGESVDKVLTCKAGQLAFREFLKSEYSEENILFWLACEDYKKTKTVPEMISSANRIYSEFVQTEAPKQINIDCSTRENITKNISQPTLTSFDAAQKLIYSLMARDCYPRFLKSDIYQGLLRRNDSR; encoded by the exons ATGTGGAGTTCAGGGACACCTGGGCTAGTGATACATCTCCATGCTCTTTTCAAGGGTAGATTGTGTTGCTTCCCCAAAGATCCGCTGGAGGACGTTGAGACTTGGGGTGAATCCGTGGACAAAGTCCTCACCTGTAAAG CCGGGCAGTTAGCGTTCCGCGAGTTCCTCAAGTCCGAGTACAGCGAGGAGAACATCCTGTTCTGGCTCGCCTGCGAGGACTAcaaaaaaaccaagacagtCCCGGAGATGATCTCCTCCGCCAACAGGATCTACTCAGAGTTCGTCCAAACAGAAGCACCCAAACAG ATTAACATAGATTGCAGTACCAGAGAAAACATAACAAAGAACATCTCCCAGCCCACCCTGACTTCCTTTGACGCGGCACAGAAGCTGATCTACAGTCTAATGGCCAGAGATTGCTACCCACGGTTCCTCAAATCTGACATCTACCAGGGACTCCTGAGGAGAAACGATTCAAGGTGA
- the rgs18 gene encoding regulator of G-protein signaling 18 isoform X1, which translates to MESLLFLFPQFSYMAPKEEAYFKTLGPEVLQAPTMKNDNSRQKDKERKSRLSLFLTKSGSHENVSTQKKSPSNISPEAALQWSSSFEELLKHSDGVETFSQFLKTEFSEENIEFWLACEEYKTIDSDTKLLSKAKYIYTVFIESDAPKEVNIDHDTKIAIRRNLSHPTRNCFEAAQKNIYSLMKKDSFPRFLSSDIYLHLTSHIRSKGPGAPMFRRRSRSCVFNERGEATT; encoded by the exons ATGGAGTCActtctttttctatttcctcAATTCAGCTACATGGCCCCCAAGGAGGAAGCATATTTCAAAACGCTCGGTCCAGAGGTCCTACAGGCACCAACGATGAAGAACGATAATAGCAG acagaaagacaaggagaggaaaaGTCGACTCAGTTTGTTTCTCACCAAGTCGGGCTCTCATGAGAATGTCAGCACCCAGAAAAAGAGTCCGAGCAA CATCTCACCAGAGGCAGCTCTGCAATGGAGCAGCTCCTTTGAAGAACTGCTGAAGCACTCGG ATGGGGTGGAAACCTTTTCTCAGTTCCTCAAGACGGAGTTCAGCGAGGAGAATATTGAGTTCTGGCTGGCCTGCGAGGAATACAAGACCATCGACTCCGACACGAAGCTGCTCTCCAAGGCCAAATACATTTATACGGTTTTTATCGAATCAGACGCTCCTAAAGAG GTCAACATTGACCACGACACCAAAATCGCCATCAGGAGGAACTTATCGCATCCGACCAGGAACTGCTTCGAAGCGGCCCAGAAGAACATCTACAGTCTGATGAAGAAGGACTCCTTCCCTCGCTTCCTCAGCTCTGACATTTATCTGCATCTCACGTCTCACATCAGGAGCAAGGGCCCCGGGGCCCCCATGTTTCGGAGGAGGTCGCGCTCCTGTGTGTTCAACGAAAGAGGCGAAGCCACAACTTAA
- the LOC137612105 gene encoding regulator of G-protein signaling 21-like isoform X2: MWKIPAGFAFTGRLCCFPKDPLEDVETWGESVDKVLTCKAGQLAFREFLKSEYSEENILFWLACEDYKKTKTVPEMISSANRIYSEFVQTEAPKQINIDCSTRENITKNISQPTLTSFDAAQKLIYSLMARDCYPRFLKSDIYQGLLRRNDSR, encoded by the exons ATGTGGAAAATACCAGCGGGGTTTGCCTTCACT GGTAGATTGTGTTGCTTCCCCAAAGATCCGCTGGAGGACGTTGAGACTTGGGGTGAATCCGTGGACAAAGTCCTCACCTGTAAAG CCGGGCAGTTAGCGTTCCGCGAGTTCCTCAAGTCCGAGTACAGCGAGGAGAACATCCTGTTCTGGCTCGCCTGCGAGGACTAcaaaaaaaccaagacagtCCCGGAGATGATCTCCTCCGCCAACAGGATCTACTCAGAGTTCGTCCAAACAGAAGCACCCAAACAG ATTAACATAGATTGCAGTACCAGAGAAAACATAACAAAGAACATCTCCCAGCCCACCCTGACTTCCTTTGACGCGGCACAGAAGCTGATCTACAGTCTAATGGCCAGAGATTGCTACCCACGGTTCCTCAAATCTGACATCTACCAGGGACTCCTGAGGAGAAACGATTCAAGGTGA
- the LOC137612414 gene encoding regulator of G-protein signaling 21-like, with amino-acid sequence MQKISIPGDTGVQTGADSDLMMQSFSEASLDLQDTKTLRKAWKSKINKFMQSSALWRKSNRQETDEAKLEETLETLLSQQSGQTVFREFLKSEFCEENLDFWFACEEFRTFSSEEELMGSATRIYEEFIKADAPNQVNLDFNTIEDIRRSLHRPGPLCFAVAQSKIYSLMENDSFPRFIHSEHYKVLFHTSWKHSKALKQKSPGT; translated from the exons ATGCAGAAGATCAGCATCCCAGGAGATACTGGAGTTCAAACTGGAGCTGATTCAGATTTAATGATGCAGAGCTTCTCTGAAGCATCTCTGGACCTCCAGGACACAAAGACACT aCGTAAAGCATGGAAGTccaaaatcaataaattcatGCAGAGTTCGGCGCTTTGGAGGAAAAGCAACAG GCAGGAAACAGATGAAGCGAAACTGGAGGAAACTCTGGAGACACTTCTTTCCCAGCAGA GTGGACAGACAGTATTTCGGGAGTTTCTGAAATCGGAATTCTGTGAGGAAAATCTGGACTTCTGGTTCGCCTGTGAAGAGTTTAGAACCTTCAGCAGCGAAGAGGAGCTGATGGGGAGCGCCACGCGAATCTATGAGGAGTTCATCAAGGCCGACGCTCCCAACCAG GTAAACTTAGATTTCAACACAATAGAGGACATAAGACGGAGTCTTCATCGACCCGGTCCGTTGTGTTTTGCTGTGGCGCAGAGCAAAATCTACAGCCTGATGGAGAATGACTCCTTCCCACGCTTCATTCACTCTGAGCACTACAAAGTCCTGTTTCACACCTCCTGGAAGCACAGCAAGGCCTTGAAACAGAAGTCACCGGGGACCTAA
- the LOC137612693 gene encoding regulator of G-protein signaling 13-like — protein sequence MREHSGKDMPSLVQSPLRELQCLKKDAGNQKRPAKRGGILKCQFRSCEGPDTKGLSFEEMSQWSHSLERLLSSKCGTQIFQAFLKSEFSDENIEFWLVCEDYKKIRSSFRMSSRARTIFKRYVQPEAAREINIDHKTRDSIRRNVKTPTAVCFDDAQRIVYSLMERDSYPRFLRSNFYQALLDAESVDL from the exons ATGCGCGAACACAGCGGTAAAGACATGCCAAGTTTGGTCCAATCACCTCTGAGGGAACTGCAGTGCCTCAAAAAGGATGCCGGCAATCAGAAGAGGCCGGCGAAACG ggGAGGAATCTTGAAGTGTCAGTTTAGATCGTGTGAAGGTCCGGACACCAAAGG GCTGAGTTTCGAGGAGATGTCCCAGTGGTCGCACTCGCTTGAGAGACTCCTGTCGTCTAAAT GTGGCACGCAGATATTCCAGGCCTTCCTCAAGTCCGAGTTCAGCGATGAAAACATTGAGTTCTGGCTGGTGTGTGAGGACTACAAGAAGATCAGGTCGTCGTTCAGGATGTCCTCCAGGGCCAGAACCATCTTCAAGCGCTACGTTCAGCCCGAGGCTGCAAGAGAG ATCAACATTGATCACAAGACCAGAGACTCAATCAGGCGGAACGTGAAGACGCCCACCGCCGTGTGCTTCGACGACGCCCAGAGGATCGTCTACAGCCTGATGGAGAGGGACTCCTACCCACGGTTCCTCAGGTCCAACTTCTACCAGGCTCTGCTGGACGCAGAATCTGTGGATCTGTAG